The sequence CTAAGAACCTGTTTTTAGATACATCTTCCCCTTCCTGCCGCTGAATCTACCATGGGCTCTTAGAAAAACCTGAGCCATAGGACCACATCTTTCCTTCTCATTCTGAGCACTGTGAAAGGCAATTGAGGGATATGTGGATAACTCGGTGGACAATGCAATCCCATCTAGTCCCATTGACTCCCATAAAATCCCATGATAGTCTTAGAAACATAGGGTCACTTTTGTTTTGAGTTTGTGTGGATGGATAAAAACGACAGGAAACAAACGGTGGAAAAAACGCTTGATACCTTCCCGGCAGAAAAGGCGGCCCCCCAGGCACCGGCGCCTCAAGATGTCATTCAAGACACACACAGCAGCGTGAGCCTTGTGCCAGAAGACGAACCCTTTTGGAAACAGTTTTTGAAAGGACGCATGAAGTGAGCGGCCTCTTTCTGTCCTTAACTGACACCTCCCTTACTTCCTCCCCTTTGTCCTTATTACTTTTCTTGCGCATTCATCACGTCTTTCTTTTGGAGCAAAGGGGTGGCTTATGAGCTTGTTCCTATCCACGTTTGTGAACAAGATTGATAAAAAGGGCCGCGTGAGTGTGCCGGCCCCTTTCCGCACTCTGCTAAGCCGCAGTGAAACACGAGGGTTTGTGGCCTTTCGATCCCTGGTGCATACCGCTATTGAGGGATTTGCCTCAGAAAAGATGGAGGACCTAGCAACGCGCGTGGATGCTTTTCAGCTTTTTTCTGAAGAGCAAACGGATCTCACCGCCAGCATTTTTGCTGATGCCCATGTGCTCACCTTTGACAGCGAGGGGCGCGTGATGCTGACAGAAGCCTTGAGAAGCCACGCAGAGATTGACACAGAGGTGGCCTTTGTGGGGCGCGGTCCCACGTTTCAAATGTGGAATCCCAAACGTTTTGATACCTATCAACAACAGGCGCGAGAGCGCCTTAAGGTGTCCAGACCCACCCTCTCTCCCTCATCAAAAGTGGGGGCTGCATGACACACGCCCACACCCCTGTCATGAAAAAAGAAGTGATGGAAAAATTATCACCGCTAAGCGGGATGTTTCTCGATGCGACCTTCGGCCGGGGGGGCTATACTCAAGGTATTCTTGAGAGTAAACACGCAACCGTCGTTGCCTTAGATCGCGATCAAACGGCCATTGACTATGGACGCACCCATTTTCATCAAGCCCTCGAAACCGGTCGTCTTTGCCTGCACCATGCACGCTTTAGCACCCTCTCCACCTATGTGCACCACGAAAGCCTCGATGGCGCTGTGTTTGATTTGGGGTTGTCCTCTCCCCAGGTGGATGAGGCGAAGCGCGGGTTTTCCTTTAGCAAACAGGGCCCGCTTGACATGGATATGGGCCTTAGCCAAAAAAAGGCATCCGATCTGCTCAACACGGGTTCAGAAAAAGAGATTGCGCGCATTCTCTTTCAGTTTGGCGAAGAACGCCGATCACGCCAGATTGCCCGCAAGATTGTTGATAAAAGACGCACCCACCCTTTTCAACACACACAAGATGTGACTTCCCTTTTTGAAGGTGTTCCTCACAAACCAGGCACCATACACCCCGCTACCCGCACGTTTCAAGCCTTGCGCCTGTGGGTGAACGAAGAGCTTGAAGAATTGACCGCTGCCCTGACCCACATAACCCATGCCCTCCGGCCGGGTGGACGTTTTGTGTGCGTATCGTTTCACTCTCTTGAAGATCGCCTTGTGAAACAGTTTTTAAAACCCCTCCAGCCTACACAACCTTCACGGCATGTGCCTCAAAGCCTCGAAAGGCCGGTCAGCCCCTTTCGTGTCCCGCCCCGCCAACCTCAACGACCTCAGCCCGAAGAAATAGCCCACAACCCACGGGCACGATCGGCCAAACTGCGGTGGGCAATTCGGGAGATGAGATCATGACAAAAAAAATGATCTTCGGCATCGGCAACCTTCTGCTTACCGGGCTATTGGTGATGTACTTCAAATATTATGTGGCCAGCCTACGCCACCATGTAAGCCAACAACAAGCCCATCTCACCGAACTTCAGGGCCGCATGCAGCTCCTTTCTCTTGAATGGGCGCACCTGAATGCCCCTGAGCGCCTCGACCACCTTTCCAAACAATTTCTAAAGTTTTCTGCCATAACGCCTGAACAAATGAAAGGGGCTTTCTAGCTGAGAAAGGAGTGAATGTGAGGAGTATATCGAGACCAGAACTTGATTGCCACAGCCGCACCTATGGTATGTTGTGGGTGTTTTCGTGCCTTTTTGTGTTAGCCGGTGTGCGTTTGTGCCTGTTGACCAGCAAAAACACATGGTTTTCCGACCACAGCATGCCGCACACACCCCCAGCCCTGGCTTCGTTTTTTGACCGGAACGGGGTACTCATTGCTGGCAGCCTTCAAACCTATTCCATTTATGCCAATCCTCAAAAAACGCCTCATAAGGCAGAGGTTGTTAAAAAAATGACAGCGTGTTTCCCCGACCTTGACGGAAATCAACTCACAAAACGCCTCATATCAAACAAGGGGTTTGTGTGGATCAAACGGCACATCACCCCAGCGCAAAAAGCAGCCTTTCTCAAAATGGGGTTGCCGGGGCTTTTTCTTCAGAAGGATGTAAAACGCATCTATCCACAAAAGAACCTTTTTTCTCATATTGTGGGCATCACAGATATCGATGGACGAGGCCTGTCAGGTCTTGAAAAAACATTTTCTATGCACAGCCAAGATGTGTATACCTCTCTTGACAGCCGCGTTCAATATGCGATGAAAGCCGGGCTGGCTCAAGCGATTCAGCATTTTCAGGCCGAGGCAGGCAATGCGATTTTGCTGGATATCAAAAATGGTGAAATCTTGGGCATGGTGTCGCTTCCGGATTTTGACCCTAACAAACCGCAACAAGCCACACCCCAACAGTTTTTTAATCGCAACACCATGGGCGTGTATGAATTTGGGTCTGTGTTTAAAATACACAACGTCGCCATGGCTCTTGAGCATAAGTCCACATATCTTCACACCCTTTATGATGCGTCCACGCCGCTGCGCATGGGCAGGTTTGCGATTCGCGATTTCAGGGGCAAGGGCGGCAAACTCACGCTCCAAGAAGCCTTTCTTCGTTCCT comes from Candidatus Hepatobacter penaei and encodes:
- the mraZ gene encoding division/cell wall cluster transcriptional repressor MraZ, producing the protein MSLFLSTFVNKIDKKGRVSVPAPFRTLLSRSETRGFVAFRSLVHTAIEGFASEKMEDLATRVDAFQLFSEEQTDLTASIFADAHVLTFDSEGRVMLTEALRSHAEIDTEVAFVGRGPTFQMWNPKRFDTYQQQARERLKVSRPTLSPSSKVGAA
- the rsmH gene encoding 16S rRNA (cytosine(1402)-N(4))-methyltransferase RsmH; its protein translation is MTHAHTPVMKKEVMEKLSPLSGMFLDATFGRGGYTQGILESKHATVVALDRDQTAIDYGRTHFHQALETGRLCLHHARFSTLSTYVHHESLDGAVFDLGLSSPQVDEAKRGFSFSKQGPLDMDMGLSQKKASDLLNTGSEKEIARILFQFGEERRSRQIARKIVDKRRTHPFQHTQDVTSLFEGVPHKPGTIHPATRTFQALRLWVNEELEELTAALTHITHALRPGGRFVCVSFHSLEDRLVKQFLKPLQPTQPSRHVPQSLERPVSPFRVPPRQPQRPQPEEIAHNPRARSAKLRWAIREMRS
- a CDS encoding peptidoglycan D,D-transpeptidase FtsI family protein, encoding MRSISRPELDCHSRTYGMLWVFSCLFVLAGVRLCLLTSKNTWFSDHSMPHTPPALASFFDRNGVLIAGSLQTYSIYANPQKTPHKAEVVKKMTACFPDLDGNQLTKRLISNKGFVWIKRHITPAQKAAFLKMGLPGLFLQKDVKRIYPQKNLFSHIVGITDIDGRGLSGLEKTFSMHSQDVYTSLDSRVQYAMKAGLAQAIQHFQAEAGNAILLDIKNGEILGMVSLPDFDPNKPQQATPQQFFNRNTMGVYEFGSVFKIHNVAMALEHKSTYLHTLYDASTPLRMGRFAIRDFRGKGGKLTLQEAFLRSSNIANAKIALHAGIQQQKRFFEKMSFFQRLPLELPEVAHPMVPAVWRESTLATASYGYGISITPLHLVKSVASIVSGFHCVPTLRKVDTPLSRPRVIKPRTVQFMRTALRESVHQGHAKKTHVQGYALGAKTGTANLLSATGQYRKGENLVSCVGAFPIHNPRYVLLVTLEHPKPSAETYGYTTAGWTAAPAFKNIFLSLTTILGFSPHA